Genomic DNA from Hyperolius riggenbachi isolate aHypRig1 chromosome 10, aHypRig1.pri, whole genome shotgun sequence:
GGATTCAATGTTTAAGGTTTTGTTAATCGCCATTATCAGCTGCTCTGTCTCAGCTGGAAATCTAAATCTAGAGATTTTCTTAACCTCAGATTGGCTGTCCCAACTTTTAGCGGAGGAGTCTGACTCATCATCAttatcttcctcctccccctccatgtcTTCCTCTTCAGAGGAAGATACTATATTTCTCTTTGTACTTTTACTTTTATGTTTTACAGGCTGAGATTCTGTATTAGGTGTTTCTGTGGCCGGTATATCTGTACTTGTACCCGGGTTTACTGACTCTGCTGCTGGGGGAATAGCGGAAGCAAACACCTCCTTTAGAGATTTAATGGTGTCTGCCATTTCCTTCTTTACGGCTGTCATTAACTCTTCCTTCAACCCCCCTGATTGCTCCTGTATaagtttcattaaacaaggttgacAAAACTGCTTATTGTAGTTATGGGCCATTTTTGCATCACAGAGCGGGCACCGCCTCCTTGGCTTTGTTGGCTCAGTAGGCTCCGGGCCCTAAAATAACAACACAAAAACACAATGTCATTCCTCTGATTTTGATTTAAAGGAATATCACCCGGTGAAAAATGAAGAGTGACAGTAACCCTGACCGAGGAGAGCAGGAATGAAGATCCATTTATACATATAAATGCATccgctacatatatatatatatctatataactCTACTCCCCCATAGTATCAAACAATTGCCCAAGCTataatattcatatatatatagccCTCTGGCCAAAGTGGAATAAAAAACCTCCATATATGTATGTCCGCAACAATTTAAGTataacagacctcagatcagacgtaAAACAGGCTATTAAATGCACACTATAAGCCTCTGATCTTATCCCAGACCTCCGTACAGACGCGGCCTATAGATACAGGTTACTATAACAAACCTCAGATCAGACGCTAAGCAGGCTATTAAATGCAAACTGTAAGTCTGTAAACTTATATCAGACCTCCATACAGACGCGGCCTAGGCGTATAGCTCATACCGTAAAGGTCACCAAGCCTCCGCCAAGCTTACCTTTCCTGGTTCCTGCTTAGCGTCCATCCCGCTCCGTTCCGAACACAAACTGGCAAACCATGCGGGCTTCCGGCGTCTCTTCACCCACGCgaccggaagtgacatcacgtAAGGGCGGAAGTACGTCATACGTACTCCGCAACTGAGGGCAATCAGCTGCCTTCCCTCCGGAGGCCCGCATGATCCTCCTGTCACTTCCGGCGCGCCACTAGCCTCCGCCAAAGGGGAATCATGGACGCCGCACGTGTCCTCCGGATCCGCCGCAACTcgggcagccaggacagccatgGGGAAGGTAACTCcactctctcttccccctccggACCGCAAAACCTCTCCAGGCAGGTCCACCCATAGCCGCCAACCAAGTCCCAAACTCTCCTGGTCTGACGGACCGGCGAGCGACCAGAGCACTCCTTGttcctggaacaggaaacgtcaactgaGGATCAAGGGGTTGGACAAAGTTTTATAGAGTGctctatctggacgtttcctgttcctgggaggagcctgtcgttctcgtggtggacctgtcctggaggttaaaggaaaatGTTAACTAACATTACAGCCTACGGTGTGCCCAAGATTCCCTAGGCTGTCATTTTTTATagcaacccctgtaggaaagcaaTGGCACTCCCCATAAACCCCATGGTGAAGATGGAATCTCCTCCTTGGAGCTCAGATTGGAGCTAACCTTGACCAGGTAGCGGATGCCGGTGCACTTTCTCTgcaggtccaccactcctgcAATACGAATACTCCACCACtagtagaaaaaggcactccacaggcttcaaacttgcgtttgtaatttattgagcaagacacactacatgttacgggtctcctgacccttcctcaagtgaggaagggtcaggagacccgtaacatgtagtgtgtcttgctcaataaattacaaacgcaagtttgaagcctgtggagtgcctttttctactaGTGGTGGAGTACCCCATGGTGAAGAACCTGCAGGCATTTGACATGCAAGCCATCCACCAACCAGAAATTGTGGCAATGAGGCAGGACAGCGGCAGAAGCCCACAGCAGAAATGTGAgttactgtaagggcccatttccactattgcgaattcgcatgagtttttcgcatgcaaatttgcatagcaatacaagtgaatgggacggtttccacttgtcaagattcctttgcgtttttctgtgcagaaaaaaatttgcatggcagagccattagAATTCGCATACTGCTATGCAAagtgcatacaatgtatttaataggaaattcacatgaggtttgggtatgtgaatttgcatagaaacaatgggaaagcataccagcactgccatggttaaattcgcatacatagtcatccatgcgaattcacatgaaaattcgcatagacccgcatgcaaaattcgcatccgcatgtgattttttttaccgcgcCCATTCGCAACGCAcaggtggaaatgcagcctaacacAGCTGTGGTAGCTGcagaccagtgttctccccaggctcttttagccaggtgctccatccagctagttttggtgagcacccggctgtcattggttcacctcctatgctgtaagccgaactgtgcacagaagcaccagccctgcattctcttatcttgccccacctggctactttttcatgccacctagcTGGGAAAAAAGTTGGAGATCACTGCAGTCTGTGTGGACAGTGACATCTGGTCCATGTTGGGGTGAGAGGGCTGCATCTTGTGGCTACAGGGATTGCCTCTGGATCAGGCAGTGTGTCATGAAGTAGACCAGCAAAGGCGTCTGagtcattaggcagctataaattcttgcctagggcgacaggaggagggaagggcgctgCTGAACTGAGTAGTGAGAGGAGAAATGCCTCTCAACTCACTCAGGGATcaggttacacagcagcagcaggcgcctgACTCATGACTGATTTACTGACTGatcatttccttcagctcaatgatttaaagaaccacagtaatgaataagtcagtgagagaaggcactcatcctagtcagggatccgagtacagcatcagctcctgagattcattcagtccctctctctgctactggtaactgcgtggaagtagagactgtagcagccaggcattgactgcccccaggccacctttcattcagtgatttagggttggtcctgtgtctgctgtattcaggtttgttgttgtaaggcattgtaaaacactaggctagctgataaaagtgcaattagagggcaggcaagctggtaaatatacacagcatgatgcagagaagggtccatgggaaaaaatctgtctggtctctccccattgttaaaatgacagcatgtgcagataaggtgttaaacaggttgaaaagttttgacagtccctagactccaggagggctgctttctgacttgtgtgggagactggcagggacagcagtcctattaccagcaactagcctctgtgtaatgtgggactgcaatacggataagctctctgctccatctcaggctattctcagtctcactccactcctcctatctctgggctagtgcacgacaaaatcgcaatcgctagcaattcgcaaatgcgattttgtgaagcgatttttgaaagaatcgctccaataaatgctacctgcagcatgtttgcgatcacaacactgctgtgggaacaccctcatagggtaacattagcccagcgcttttcaaattgccgTAAATTTGAAAAGTgctctgaagcactcttggtgtgcaccagccttcttcattcacctttgtttccctcttcccctagtgctggctggctgtgtcttcttgtcatacaggaaagctaaataaaagtgctatcctggtgaggcaaacatcttcatccctctctttcagcttttctctcctcattatttctctgcataagggctcagacaaactataaggtagtgaaaaccgggattagtataatagtatagtgtatgtctactgtgtgctgtgtgtgtgtgtgtgtgtgtgtgtgtgtgtgtgtgtgtgtgtgtgtgtgtgtgtgtgtgtgtgtgtgtgtgtgtgtgtgtgtgtgtgtgtgtgtgtgtgtgtgtgtgtgtgtgtgtgtgtgtgtgtgtgtgtgtgtgtgtgtgtgtgtgtgtgtgtgtgtgtgtgtgtgtgtgtgtgtgtgtgtgtgtgtgtgtgtgtgtgtgtgtgtgtgtgtgtgtgtgtagtgtgtgtgtgtgtatagtgtgtgtatagtgtgtgtgtgtgtgtatagtgtagttagtgtgtgtgtgtgtgtgtgtgtgtgtgtgtatgtactgtgtatagtgtgtatgttgtgtgcagtgtatgtgtgtgtgcgtgtgtgtgtatagtgtgtgtgtgttgtgtgtgagtgcatgccgcaataagtatattttatggtgaaacgctctgctgcgttacaactattttctggtgaacccatgccgcaataagtgtattttctgttgaaacgctgctgcattatgatttttggGAGTGGGGTTAACCACAGGAGtgggggggtatggggctggggggcacaggatttctcacctggagtgacaaaatggctagagacgcccctgtagACCAGACTTTTCTTCATGTCTGAGAAGCTACACCTAAAAGCTCCAACCTCATCCCATTAGTGTTACAATACTTACGAGAGCTTTGGAGCACCATGGAAGAGGGTGGACAGCAGCTGCAAGTCATTGGGTCTCATCAGGAAGTCTTCCAGGCTCATGGAGTTCTTGCCATCCTTGAAACAGTAGAGCAGTTCTCTGGTACAGATGTTCTCCATTGCCCCAGAGTAAAAGCCCAGTTCAACCACAGGGTTTTCAATGTTAAGCAATCTTCTGAATACACCATCATCCTGGGCTTCATAGAGACAAGAAAGGGCAGCACTGGGAATTCTGGAGCACTTTCCACCAATCAGCCAGTTTTCCACAGCACCTTTAGCCTTCAAGGAAGCATTACACCCAATGCTGCTTGCCAACTCCTTCAACTGACCATTGTGGAGAAGACCAAAGAGGAACCTTACAGGGGCAACCAAGAATGGGTGATTTTCTGCCAGATAACTGATGGATTTTTCCTTGCATACTCTTGGGAGGAAAGAGTCACCTTTCACACCACTGGTCTCCTTATCCTCAGCTTCTTGTCCCAACACGTAGTACAAGGCAGCAAAGAACTCCTGAAGACTCAGGTGAATGAAGCTGTACTTGGATGGGGCCTCCACATCCTGCTGAAAGAGGGTGGCATTTGGAAAAACAGAGGCTACATCTGTGATGGACAGTCCATGCCTTGCTAGATCCTCCTCTTCAAACAATGTTTTGTGATTCAGGACCCCTTCATTGGCCAAGGCAGACAGTTTCTTCAGACAGGCCTCTACAGGCTTGCCACTGGCATGACCTTTCAGCAAGCTCTGGACATACAGCAGATAAACTGAAGTCAGGGTTTTACAGTTTGCAGAGGCAATGTCCTCCTTCATGCCAGCCTTCAGGACAGTACAGACAAGCTGACAGGTCAAAGGTACAGCACAGAAGCTCCACAGAACCCCATTTTCTTTTAAGACAGAAAGAGCCTGGTCTGCCTGATCTTTTTCAGGAAAAGACTGGTGAAAATATTTCTCAATCTCATTCTCCGAGAGTCCCAGAAGTTCAATGGAACAAGGATCATTAACCACGTCTTTGAGCTTTTTCAATGACAAGGATGATGAAGAGATGATCAGTGGGGTCTCACTGAGGACATCTTTGTTGAACCAACATCTCAGGAAAGTATCTTTGTGTGTCTCCAGGAAAGGGTCTTCATAGTCATCATAGTCATCTTCCAGGGTCCAATGGAGCTCATCAAATCCATCAATCAGGACAAGAATCTTGGTGGGTTCTTCAAAAATGGACTTCATCACATCCTGTGGACATTCTAGCTTGCATGTTTTCGACACTAGTTTGGTAATGTTGATGCTACCATCAATCTGATTGAGATCTTTGCTGCTCATATAGAACACAAAGTTAAACTTGTCCTTATATAGGACTCCAGAGATCCAGTCCAGCATGATCTTCTGTAAGGTGGTTGTCTTACCTATCCCATGAGGTCCAAACAAGACTAGGTTCCTGGGGACAAAACCAGTGCTGTCTGCAACAAAGAGGTCCTGGACAGAAGATGGGGAATATCGGTCTGAGGGCTTTCTGACTTCAGCTTGTTCCAGCAGAGTGCCAGTATGAGGAATGGTTCGGCCTTCCTCTCGAAGAACTTGAAAGGGTCGGAGTCTGGGATAGCTTCTCTCCAGCCCAGCAACCTGCTGGAGGCCACCCTTCACTGCCAGGAACTTCGATTTCCAGTCTAagtaggagaaaaaacaaacaacccTTTGTTGGAAAGCTTAAATGAGTATGCAACAAGTAAATTTTGCTTCACAAAGTCACTACTGTCTACATGTCCTGAGACAACCGAGGTGAGAAAGCACAAGGCAGAGCCGGGTACAGAGGGGCTATATGGCTACAGCTAGCAGTGCAGGGTACAGAGGGGCTATATGGCTACAGCTAGCAGTGCAGGGTACAGAGGGGCTATATGGCTACAGCTAGCAGTGCAGGGTACAGAGGGGCTATATGGCTACAGCTAGCAGTGCAGGGTACAGAGGGGCTATATGGCTACAGCTAGCAGTGCAGGGTACAGAGGGGCTATATGGCTACAGCTAGCAGTGCAGGGTACAGAGGGGCAATATGGCTACAGCTAGCAGTGCAGGGTACAGAGGGGCAATATGGCTACAGCTAGCAGCACCAGGTATAGAGGGGCTATTCTCCCGGAGCATCTCTTCTTTCCCTGTTCACATTCTGCTGTACCAAATATTACCAGCACACATTAATACATCTCACACACGTGGCTGGGGACATAATCATTGTGGCCACTTCTATCCTGGTTCTGCTGGGCCAACAGCAGCAAGACTGAGTCATAGATGGGAGTCTGAGCAGCCCCCCAGTAGGTGAACTAGTTAATGATGCCCCCTGCAGAGCACATTTACAAACCTCTAAAGGTTCTGAtgcctttaaagtgcacctaaactggcacaggacagaaggaaaatagggaaatacaccctgtatgcatttagaaagttaagcctgtctaatcacaagttgtaatctgatcttttctgtg
This window encodes:
- the LOC137534242 gene encoding NACHT, LRR and PYD domains-containing protein 14-like, giving the protein MAEAAVKDWKSKFLAVKGGLQQVAGLERSYPRLRPFQVLREEGRTIPHTGTLLEQAEVRKPSDRYSPSSVQDLFVADSTGFVPRNLVLFGPHGIGKTTTLQKIMLDWISGVLYKDKFNFVFYMSSKDLNQIDGSINITKLVSKTCKLECPQDVMKSIFEEPTKILVLIDGFDELHWTLEDDYDDYEDPFLETHKDTFLRCWFNKDVLSETPLIISSSSLSLKKLKDVVNDPCSIELLGLSENEIEKYFHQSFPEKDQADQALSVLKENGVLWSFCAVPLTCQLVCTVLKAGMKEDIASANCKTLTSVYLLYVQSLLKGHASGKPVEACLKKLSALANEGVLNHKTLFEEEDLARHGLSITDVASVFPNATLFQQDVEAPSKYSFIHLSLQEFFAALYYVLGQEAEDKETSGVKGDSFLPRVCKEKSISYLAENHPFLVAPVRFLFGLLHNGQLKELASSIGCNASLKAKGAVENWLIGGKCSRIPSAALSCLYEAQDDGVFRRLLNIENPVVELGFYSGAMENICTRELLYCFKDGKNSMSLEDFLMRPNDLQLLSTLFHGAPKLSFTRCGFAEDLELPGKSSWLSNTNSKVKELEFHVCVVTPAFFADLASLLSTSRSLTILHLSHHNLEVSAVKALCDGLRHKDCILQELILNDCNLTSSCCEELGSALKINRSLLKLDMALNNLGEAGVKFLCEGLKEPGCTLQDLRLDFSDLTSSCCEHIGALLKINHSITVLHMKDNDIKDVGAKLLCEGLLHPGCPLKELRLHESNITSDSCEDFKSVLLKNHTLTVLDLTDNNLQDSGVKILCEALRDPVCTLQELNLQHTDLSPNACQDIGSVITVNRSLHHLDLTWNSIKDQGVKVLCEALKNPNCTLKELRLYGCDITVCEDLASVIHTNHTLNKLELSGNQFDDQATKALCEALRSPGCSMQEFRVGYCAMTATCAEEVLSTINTNKTLEVLDVSFGYEGEPPADLDDLCKKFHHPASTVEKNETEDGTYIYFKYKQQK